The Paenibacillus sp. FSL H7-0357 nucleotide sequence TGACGAATGAAACCAACGGTGGTGATTCCCAACTGTTCCGCCAGCTCAAGTGCTAGTCCGGTGGGGGCAGATTTGGACAAAATCATTTCACAGCCTATTTTGGCTACTTTCAATAAGATTTCAGAAGAGATCCGTCCGCTGAAAACAACAATTTTGTCATTGAGTTTCAAATGTTGCTTCAGGCAGTAGCCGTAAATTTTGTCCAGTGCATTATGACGCCCAATGTCGCTGCGGGCCAGCAGCACCCCGCCGGCATCGCAAATTGCAGCAGAATGGACGCCACCGGTGCGGTGGAACAGCTCTGATCCGGTTTGCACTTCCTCCATTAAGCGGAAACAATCGTCGAAAGAAAGTGACACATGTACCCCGTCCGCAATTTTGGCCGTTCTGGCATCATTAATGTAGACGAAGCCATGCCGGCTAGACCCGCAGCAGGAAGTTACATATCGCTTGGCGAACAGCTGACGGTGTAATGGGCTTAAGTGGTCTATAGTTACGTGGACGAAACCTTCTTCTTCCTTACTCCAAATCGCCTTGATATCCTGGAACCCTCTAATGATTCCTTCGGATGCCAAATAACCGATAACCATGTCCTCGATATATTCAGGCGTGCATACCAGAGTGACGAATT carries:
- the fdhD gene encoding formate dehydrogenase accessory sulfurtransferase FdhD, with product MEEDLIVTEHPVTIKINGDEFVTLVCTPEYIEDMVIGYLASEGIIRGFQDIKAIWSKEEEGFVHVTIDHLSPLHRQLFAKRYVTSCCGSSRHGFVYINDARTAKIADGVHVSLSFDDCFRLMEEVQTGSELFHRTGGVHSAAICDAGGVLLARSDIGRHNALDKIYGYCLKQHLKLNDKIVVFSGRISSEILLKVAKIGCEMILSKSAPTGLALELAEQLGITTVGFIRQNSCNVYTRPDRISGCPAFPPP